A genome region from Aptenodytes patagonicus chromosome 26, bAptPat1.pri.cur, whole genome shotgun sequence includes the following:
- the TUFT1 gene encoding tuftelin isoform X2, whose product MSDGCLGAGEESVKVLRLTLPNDLPGDRREQPKQKPVGKAFAMVANRSSNGHSLASECIKSNDGDEEIIKVYLKARAEGSMNHEEHVNQLKSEVRYIQEARSSLKKLREDLSSKLENRQGDKQHAQVMLEKQNGSWLYPESLRADSWEDQEEDCSGEDVEKIRQTAKRLFTKLQEAEKRHQLEKKAFERTVSQYQEEAEQTSSALRRAEKSVAEKEVQVDELQRLLAGMEEEHRSLLLKMKEGEAELARLRSVEGDKLAEQDRSAQLEKEVAMLREKIHHLDDMLKSQQRKVRQMIEQLQNSKTVIQAKDAVIQELKERVAYLEAENLEMHDRIEHLIEKQVSRGGHSSRVRSKSEYVSSKRLTGPKPLPLIRVVET is encoded by the exons ATGAGCGACGGCTGCCTGGGCGCTGGTGAG GAGAGCGTGAAGGTGCTGCGGCTGACTCTGCCGAATGACCTCCCGGGCGACAGGCGCGAGCAGCCGAAGCAGAAG CCAGTAGGAAAAGCCTTCGCGATGGTGGCCAACAGATCCAGCAACGGTCACTCCCTGGCCTCCGAATGCATCAAATCCAACGATGGCGATGAGGAGATCATCAAG GTTTATCTCAAGGCACGGGCCGAGGGCAGCATGAACCACGAGGAGCACGTCAACCAGCTGAAAAGTGAAGTTCGTTACATTCAAGAG GCTAGAAGTTCTTTGAAGAAGCTGCGGGAAGACTTAAGTAGTAAACTTGAGAACAGACAAGGAGATAAACAGCATGCACAG GtcatgctggaaaagcagaatgGGAGTTGGCTGTACCCCGAGAGCCTGCGTGCCGATTCCTGGGAGGACCAG GAGGAGGACTGCTCAGGTGAAGACGTGGAAAAGATCCGACAGACGGCAAAGAGGCTGTTCACGAAGCTGCAGGAGGCTGAAAAGCGCCATCAGCTGGAAAAGAAAGCCTTTGAG AGGACGGTCTCGCAGTACCAGGAGGAAGCGGAACAGACAAGCTCTGCCCTGCGGAGAGCGGAGAAGAGCGTGGCGGAGAAGGAGGTGCAGGTGGATGAGCTGCAGAGACTCctggcagggatggaggag GAGCACAGGAGTTTGCTGCTGAAGATGAAAGAAGGCGAAGCAGAGCTGGCGAGGCTGCGAAGCGTGGAAGGTGACAAGCTCGCCGAACAAGACCG GTCAGCCCAGCTGGAGAAGGAGGTGGCCATGCTGCGGGAGAAGATACACCATCTGGACGACATGCTGAAAAGCCAGCAACGCAAAGTCCGCCAGATGAtcgagcag CTCCAGAACTCCAAAACGGTGATTCAGGCCAAAGATGCCGTGATCCAGGAGCTCAAGGAGAGAGTCGCTTACTTGGAGGCTGAG AACCTGGAGATGCATGACCGCATAGAGCACTTGATCGAGAAGCAAGTCAGCCGGGGCGGCCACAGCTCCAGAGTGCGCTCGAAGTCGGAGTACGTGAGCAG CAAAAGGCTGACGGGCCCCAAGCCGCTGCCTCTCATTCGAGTAGTGGAAACATGA
- the TUFT1 gene encoding tuftelin isoform X3: MSDGCLGAGEESVKVLRLTLPNDLPGDRREQPKQKPVGKAFAMVANRSSNGHSLASECIKSNDGDEEIIKVYLKARAEGSMNHEEHVNQLKSEVRYIQEVMLEKQNGSWLYPESLRADSWEDQEEDCSGEDVEKIRQTAKRLFTKLQEAEKRHQLEKKAFERTVSQYQEEAEQTSSALRRAEKSVAEKEVQVDELQRLLAGMEEEHRSLLLKMKEGEAELARLRSVEGDKLAEQDRSAQLEKEVAMLREKIHHLDDMLKSQQRKVRQMIEQLQNSKTVIQAKDAVIQELKERVAYLEAENLEMHDRIEHLIEKQVSRGGHSSRVRSKSEYVSSKRLTGPKPLPLIRVVET, encoded by the exons ATGAGCGACGGCTGCCTGGGCGCTGGTGAG GAGAGCGTGAAGGTGCTGCGGCTGACTCTGCCGAATGACCTCCCGGGCGACAGGCGCGAGCAGCCGAAGCAGAAG CCAGTAGGAAAAGCCTTCGCGATGGTGGCCAACAGATCCAGCAACGGTCACTCCCTGGCCTCCGAATGCATCAAATCCAACGATGGCGATGAGGAGATCATCAAG GTTTATCTCAAGGCACGGGCCGAGGGCAGCATGAACCACGAGGAGCACGTCAACCAGCTGAAAAGTGAAGTTCGTTACATTCAAGAG GtcatgctggaaaagcagaatgGGAGTTGGCTGTACCCCGAGAGCCTGCGTGCCGATTCCTGGGAGGACCAG GAGGAGGACTGCTCAGGTGAAGACGTGGAAAAGATCCGACAGACGGCAAAGAGGCTGTTCACGAAGCTGCAGGAGGCTGAAAAGCGCCATCAGCTGGAAAAGAAAGCCTTTGAG AGGACGGTCTCGCAGTACCAGGAGGAAGCGGAACAGACAAGCTCTGCCCTGCGGAGAGCGGAGAAGAGCGTGGCGGAGAAGGAGGTGCAGGTGGATGAGCTGCAGAGACTCctggcagggatggaggag GAGCACAGGAGTTTGCTGCTGAAGATGAAAGAAGGCGAAGCAGAGCTGGCGAGGCTGCGAAGCGTGGAAGGTGACAAGCTCGCCGAACAAGACCG GTCAGCCCAGCTGGAGAAGGAGGTGGCCATGCTGCGGGAGAAGATACACCATCTGGACGACATGCTGAAAAGCCAGCAACGCAAAGTCCGCCAGATGAtcgagcag CTCCAGAACTCCAAAACGGTGATTCAGGCCAAAGATGCCGTGATCCAGGAGCTCAAGGAGAGAGTCGCTTACTTGGAGGCTGAG AACCTGGAGATGCATGACCGCATAGAGCACTTGATCGAGAAGCAAGTCAGCCGGGGCGGCCACAGCTCCAGAGTGCGCTCGAAGTCGGAGTACGTGAGCAG CAAAAGGCTGACGGGCCCCAAGCCGCTGCCTCTCATTCGAGTAGTGGAAACATGA
- the TUFT1 gene encoding tuftelin isoform X4 yields MSDGCLGAGEESVKVLRLTLPNDLPGDRREQPKQKPVGKAFAMVANRSSNGHSLASECIKSNDGDEEIIKVMLEKQNGSWLYPESLRADSWEDQEEDCSGEDVEKIRQTAKRLFTKLQEAEKRHQLEKKAFERTVSQYQEEAEQTSSALRRAEKSVAEKEVQVDELQRLLAGMEEEHRSLLLKMKEGEAELARLRSVEGDKLAEQDRSAQLEKEVAMLREKIHHLDDMLKSQQRKVRQMIEQLQNSKTVIQAKDAVIQELKERVAYLEAENLEMHDRIEHLIEKQVSRGGHSSRVRSKSEYVSSKRLTGPKPLPLIRVVET; encoded by the exons ATGAGCGACGGCTGCCTGGGCGCTGGTGAG GAGAGCGTGAAGGTGCTGCGGCTGACTCTGCCGAATGACCTCCCGGGCGACAGGCGCGAGCAGCCGAAGCAGAAG CCAGTAGGAAAAGCCTTCGCGATGGTGGCCAACAGATCCAGCAACGGTCACTCCCTGGCCTCCGAATGCATCAAATCCAACGATGGCGATGAGGAGATCATCAAG GtcatgctggaaaagcagaatgGGAGTTGGCTGTACCCCGAGAGCCTGCGTGCCGATTCCTGGGAGGACCAG GAGGAGGACTGCTCAGGTGAAGACGTGGAAAAGATCCGACAGACGGCAAAGAGGCTGTTCACGAAGCTGCAGGAGGCTGAAAAGCGCCATCAGCTGGAAAAGAAAGCCTTTGAG AGGACGGTCTCGCAGTACCAGGAGGAAGCGGAACAGACAAGCTCTGCCCTGCGGAGAGCGGAGAAGAGCGTGGCGGAGAAGGAGGTGCAGGTGGATGAGCTGCAGAGACTCctggcagggatggaggag GAGCACAGGAGTTTGCTGCTGAAGATGAAAGAAGGCGAAGCAGAGCTGGCGAGGCTGCGAAGCGTGGAAGGTGACAAGCTCGCCGAACAAGACCG GTCAGCCCAGCTGGAGAAGGAGGTGGCCATGCTGCGGGAGAAGATACACCATCTGGACGACATGCTGAAAAGCCAGCAACGCAAAGTCCGCCAGATGAtcgagcag CTCCAGAACTCCAAAACGGTGATTCAGGCCAAAGATGCCGTGATCCAGGAGCTCAAGGAGAGAGTCGCTTACTTGGAGGCTGAG AACCTGGAGATGCATGACCGCATAGAGCACTTGATCGAGAAGCAAGTCAGCCGGGGCGGCCACAGCTCCAGAGTGCGCTCGAAGTCGGAGTACGTGAGCAG CAAAAGGCTGACGGGCCCCAAGCCGCTGCCTCTCATTCGAGTAGTGGAAACATGA
- the TUFT1 gene encoding tuftelin isoform X1 encodes MNGLKGWCAVLDVRPHGESPESVKVLRLTLPNDLPGDRREQPKQKPVGKAFAMVANRSSNGHSLASECIKSNDGDEEIIKVYLKARAEGSMNHEEHVNQLKSEVRYIQEARSSLKKLREDLSSKLENRQGDKQHAQVMLEKQNGSWLYPESLRADSWEDQEEDCSGEDVEKIRQTAKRLFTKLQEAEKRHQLEKKAFERTVSQYQEEAEQTSSALRRAEKSVAEKEVQVDELQRLLAGMEEEHRSLLLKMKEGEAELARLRSVEGDKLAEQDRSAQLEKEVAMLREKIHHLDDMLKSQQRKVRQMIEQLQNSKTVIQAKDAVIQELKERVAYLEAENLEMHDRIEHLIEKQVSRGGHSSRVRSKSEYVSSKRLTGPKPLPLIRVVET; translated from the exons GAGAGCGTGAAGGTGCTGCGGCTGACTCTGCCGAATGACCTCCCGGGCGACAGGCGCGAGCAGCCGAAGCAGAAG CCAGTAGGAAAAGCCTTCGCGATGGTGGCCAACAGATCCAGCAACGGTCACTCCCTGGCCTCCGAATGCATCAAATCCAACGATGGCGATGAGGAGATCATCAAG GTTTATCTCAAGGCACGGGCCGAGGGCAGCATGAACCACGAGGAGCACGTCAACCAGCTGAAAAGTGAAGTTCGTTACATTCAAGAG GCTAGAAGTTCTTTGAAGAAGCTGCGGGAAGACTTAAGTAGTAAACTTGAGAACAGACAAGGAGATAAACAGCATGCACAG GtcatgctggaaaagcagaatgGGAGTTGGCTGTACCCCGAGAGCCTGCGTGCCGATTCCTGGGAGGACCAG GAGGAGGACTGCTCAGGTGAAGACGTGGAAAAGATCCGACAGACGGCAAAGAGGCTGTTCACGAAGCTGCAGGAGGCTGAAAAGCGCCATCAGCTGGAAAAGAAAGCCTTTGAG AGGACGGTCTCGCAGTACCAGGAGGAAGCGGAACAGACAAGCTCTGCCCTGCGGAGAGCGGAGAAGAGCGTGGCGGAGAAGGAGGTGCAGGTGGATGAGCTGCAGAGACTCctggcagggatggaggag GAGCACAGGAGTTTGCTGCTGAAGATGAAAGAAGGCGAAGCAGAGCTGGCGAGGCTGCGAAGCGTGGAAGGTGACAAGCTCGCCGAACAAGACCG GTCAGCCCAGCTGGAGAAGGAGGTGGCCATGCTGCGGGAGAAGATACACCATCTGGACGACATGCTGAAAAGCCAGCAACGCAAAGTCCGCCAGATGAtcgagcag CTCCAGAACTCCAAAACGGTGATTCAGGCCAAAGATGCCGTGATCCAGGAGCTCAAGGAGAGAGTCGCTTACTTGGAGGCTGAG AACCTGGAGATGCATGACCGCATAGAGCACTTGATCGAGAAGCAAGTCAGCCGGGGCGGCCACAGCTCCAGAGTGCGCTCGAAGTCGGAGTACGTGAGCAG CAAAAGGCTGACGGGCCCCAAGCCGCTGCCTCTCATTCGAGTAGTGGAAACATGA